The Xenopus tropicalis strain Nigerian chromosome 7, UCB_Xtro_10.0, whole genome shotgun sequence genome includes a region encoding these proteins:
- the LOC116412218 gene encoding loricrin-like isoform X3, which yields MSGAKGGSGIIGGGGCGGSSGSSGGLGCGGSGAISTQCGNTGINIPVQPCQGTVQQGGTANPCLQSQGGGSFISGGGSSYGGGCGGQIGGSSYGVGCGGQTGGSQISGSSCGGGCGGQTGGSGYGGGCGGQTGGGSAKK from the exons ATGTCTGGAGCCAAGGGTGGAAGTGGCATCATCGGTGGTGGGGGTTGTGGTGGCAGCAGTGGCAGCAGTGGCGGATTGGGTTGTGGTGGCAGTGGAGCAATATCTACTCAATGTGGAAACACTGGCA TAAATATACCAGTTCAACCATGCCAGGGCACTGTCCAGCAAGGAGGCACAG CTAATCCCTGTCTGCAAAGCCAAGGTGGAGGAAGTTTCATTAGTGGTGGTGGATCAAGCTATGGAGGAGGCTGTGGGGGCCAGATTGGTGGATCAAGCTATGGAGTAGGCTGTGGAGGCCAGACCGGTGGATCCCAGATTAGTGGATCAAGCTGTGGAGGAGGCTGTGGAGGGCAGACTGGTGGATCAG GTTATGGAGGAGGCTGTGGAGGCCAGACTGGTGGAGGTTCAGCCAAAAAGTGA
- the LOC116412218 gene encoding loricrin-like isoform X2, protein MSGAKGGSGIIGGGGCGGSSGSSGGLGCGGSGAISTQCGNTGINIPVQPCQGTVQQGGTANPCLQSQGGGSFISGGGSSYGGGCGGQIGGSSYGVGCGGQTGGSQISGSSCGGGCGGQTGGSGYGGGCGGQTGGGSAKK, encoded by the exons ATGTCTGGAGCCAAGGGTGGAAGTGGCATCATCGGTGGTGGGGGTTGTGGTGGCAGCAGTGGCAGCAGTGGCGGATTGGGTTGTGGTGGCAGTGGAGCAATATCTACTCAATGTGGAAACACTGGCA TAAATATACCAGTTCAACCATGCCAGGGCACTGTCCAGCAAGGAGGCACAG CTAATCCCTGTCTGCAAAGCCAAGGTGGAGGAAGTTTCATTAGTGGTGGTGGATCAAGCTATGGAGGAGGCTGTGGGGGCCAGATTGGTGGATCAAGCTATGGAGTAGGCTGTGGAGGCCAGACCGGTGGATCCCAGATTAGTGGATCAAGCTGTGGAGGAGGCTGTGGAGGGCAGACTGGTGGATCAGGTTATGGAGGAGGCTGTGGAG GCCAGACTGGTGGAGGTTCAGCCAAAAAGTGA
- the LOC116412218 gene encoding glycine-rich cell wall structural protein-like isoform X1 produces MSGAKGGSGIIGGGGCGGSSGSSGGLGCGGSGAISTQCGNTGINIPVQPCQGTVQQGGTANPCLQSQGGGSFISGGGSSYGGGCGGQIGGSSYGVGCGGQTGGSQISGSSCGGGCGGQTGGSGYGGGCGGQTGGSGYGGGCGGQTGGGSAKK; encoded by the exons ATGTCTGGAGCCAAGGGTGGAAGTGGCATCATCGGTGGTGGGGGTTGTGGTGGCAGCAGTGGCAGCAGTGGCGGATTGGGTTGTGGTGGCAGTGGAGCAATATCTACTCAATGTGGAAACACTGGCA TAAATATACCAGTTCAACCATGCCAGGGCACTGTCCAGCAAGGAGGCACAG CTAATCCCTGTCTGCAAAGCCAAGGTGGAGGAAGTTTCATTAGTGGTGGTGGATCAAGCTATGGAGGAGGCTGTGGGGGCCAGATTGGTGGATCAAGCTATGGAGTAGGCTGTGGAGGCCAGACCGGTGGATCCCAGATTAGTGGATCAAGCTGTGGAGGAGGCTGTGGAGGGCAGACTGGTGGATCAGGTTATGGAGGAGGCTGTGGAGGCCAGACTGGTGGCTCAGGTTATGGAGGAGGCTGTGGAGGCCAGACTGGTGGAGGTTCAGCCAAAAAGTGA